A genomic region of Photobacterium swingsii contains the following coding sequences:
- a CDS encoding lipid-binding SYLF domain-containing protein: protein MKTVHRLFTMFSALALLCIATGSVAKEDIETRASLEHFQQAQQTQPFFDSAYGYAIFPSVGKGGFWVGGAYGTGTVYKDQTIAGFAKLYQVSVGLQFGGQSYSQIMFFQDQRSYERFISGSFELDAQASAVALTEGAQARAGTTGVGAGSGKNFVEANYTNGMAIFTYAKGGMMIEASLAGQKFSYEPISAATEQVKALNQDNTAPAEQGAPVSDLTSPVGEDNAPTVILAPPLEE from the coding sequence ATGAAAACCGTTCACCGCCTCTTCACTATGTTTAGCGCGCTAGCATTACTCTGTATCGCAACAGGATCTGTTGCAAAAGAAGATATCGAAACCCGCGCATCTCTTGAACACTTTCAGCAAGCACAACAAACCCAGCCCTTTTTTGATTCCGCTTATGGCTACGCTATTTTTCCGTCAGTCGGTAAAGGCGGCTTTTGGGTTGGCGGCGCATACGGCACAGGCACAGTATATAAAGATCAAACCATCGCAGGTTTTGCCAAACTGTATCAAGTCTCAGTCGGACTTCAATTTGGTGGCCAGTCATACAGCCAAATCATGTTTTTCCAAGACCAACGCTCGTATGAACGCTTTATCAGCGGCAGTTTTGAACTTGATGCCCAGGCCTCTGCTGTGGCACTAACGGAAGGTGCACAAGCACGTGCGGGGACGACAGGTGTTGGAGCTGGCTCAGGTAAGAACTTTGTTGAAGCTAACTACACCAACGGCATGGCTATTTTCACCTATGCTAAAGGTGGCATGATGATCGAAGCATCTTTGGCTGGGCAAAAGTTTAGCTACGAGCCCATCAGCGCGGCCACAGAGCAAGTGAAAGCACTTAATCAAGATAATACAGCACCGGCTGAACAAGGTGCGCCCGTCAGTGATCTAACCTCACCTGTAGGTGAAGATAACGCACCTACCGTAATTTTAGCGCCACCGTTAGAAGAATAA
- a CDS encoding LPS-assembly lipoprotein LptE, with protein MKAFFSLKSTLRLLSVALLSLTVSACGFHLRGTYMLPDEIAKLSLTSFDQYGQLTRLVKSQFKLHGIEAVPPSATVPNLHLISESNGERTLSLYQNSRAAEYELNYSVRYSITIPNKASKTFSTKVTRTFLDNPLTALAKSVERDMIKDEMREQASRQILRQMARLTATIEALDEQELEAKLAEMEDTKAEDMPVSGTSASYNSTNTVNTEEVSTVEPGTEVGTSQP; from the coding sequence GTGAAGGCTTTCTTTTCTTTAAAAAGCACCCTTAGACTACTTTCAGTCGCCCTACTTTCTCTTACTGTGTCTGCTTGTGGCTTCCACCTTCGTGGCACCTACATGCTACCCGATGAAATCGCCAAACTATCACTGACTAGCTTCGACCAATACGGCCAACTGACCCGTCTAGTAAAGTCACAATTTAAGTTGCATGGTATTGAAGCCGTGCCACCCTCAGCGACTGTACCTAATCTTCACTTAATCAGTGAAAGCAATGGTGAACGCACCCTGTCGCTCTACCAAAACAGCCGCGCCGCTGAATACGAGCTGAATTACTCAGTACGCTATAGTATTACGATCCCTAACAAAGCCAGTAAAACCTTCTCAACCAAAGTAACCCGTACTTTCCTTGATAACCCATTAACGGCACTGGCAAAGTCGGTTGAACGTGACATGATCAAAGACGAGATGCGAGAGCAAGCATCACGTCAAATATTACGTCAAATGGCGCGTCTAACGGCGACAATTGAAGCGCTTGACGAGCAAGAACTCGAAGCAAAACTGGCAGAAATGGAAGACACCAAAGCGGAAGATATGCCCGTATCAGGTACAAGTGCCAGCTACAACAGCACTAACACTGTCAACACAGAGGAAGTGAGCACAGTTGAGCCCGGCACAGAGGTAGGCACAAGCCAACCATGA
- the mrdA gene encoding penicillin-binding protein 2 translates to MRRQRTQIRDHRAESALFFRRALVSFIGIIVLVGVLLTNLYHIQVSEHDDYQTRSNDNRIKVVPVAPNRGMIYDRNGILLAENRPVYALEITKEKVPNIEDTFTRLKVLMGITDEDITRFEKERRHTRRFKSIPIKGQLTEQQVALFTVNQHRFPGVEVKAYLKRYYPYGDALTHVLGYVAKINDRDLERLERDDKISNYKATRDIGKLGIERYYEDLLHGTSGYQEVEVNSRGRIIRTLKYVPPIPGKDIKLNLDIDLQLFAKEQLTVRSKDPETGEEIVKYKRGSIVVMDPRDSAVLAMVSSPSYDPNLFVHGISGPKYRALLNDINRPLVNRVTLGIYPPASTVKPMIAVAALTEGVVTERTVRNDPGYWKIPNSNSRPFRDWKRWGHGKVNIHKAIEESVDTYFYQVAYDLGIDRLSAWMTKFGYGEYTGIDIHEESKANMPTREWKQARFRQPWYQGDTIPVGIGQGYWTATPLQIAKATTVLVNNGIVRAPHLLKDIIDDNVEKPAVFDEYPPITGVDDEYWEIAKDGMKRVLFGVRGTARRAFYGAQYKAGGKSGSAQVFGLAEDEKYNAEELAEHLRDHALFTAFAPYDKPEVVVSMVLENAGGGSSNGGPVARHIFDHMLLKPHPQTTDTVSNTEVTQ, encoded by the coding sequence ATGAGACGACAGCGTACCCAGATCCGCGACCATCGGGCTGAGTCGGCGCTCTTTTTTCGCCGTGCTCTTGTCTCATTTATCGGCATTATCGTGCTGGTAGGCGTGCTGCTCACGAACTTGTACCACATTCAAGTAAGTGAGCATGACGACTATCAGACACGATCAAACGATAACCGTATTAAGGTTGTGCCTGTCGCGCCTAATCGCGGCATGATCTACGATCGCAATGGCATTTTACTGGCAGAAAACCGCCCAGTTTATGCGCTTGAAATTACCAAAGAAAAAGTACCCAATATTGAGGATACCTTTACACGCCTCAAAGTCCTGATGGGTATTACCGATGAAGACATCACTCGATTTGAAAAAGAACGCCGACATACACGTCGCTTCAAATCTATTCCTATAAAAGGCCAGCTTACCGAACAACAAGTTGCCCTATTCACGGTCAATCAGCACCGTTTCCCAGGGGTTGAAGTCAAAGCCTACCTCAAACGTTACTATCCTTACGGCGATGCACTCACGCATGTATTGGGTTATGTAGCCAAAATTAACGACCGTGACCTTGAGCGCCTCGAACGTGACGACAAAATCAGTAATTATAAAGCAACCCGTGATATCGGTAAGCTTGGTATCGAACGTTACTACGAAGATTTGCTGCACGGCACATCAGGCTACCAAGAAGTCGAAGTAAACAGCCGTGGCCGTATTATTCGTACCCTTAAGTATGTGCCGCCAATCCCAGGTAAAGACATCAAACTAAACTTGGATATTGATCTGCAACTGTTCGCGAAAGAACAACTTACCGTGCGCAGTAAAGATCCTGAAACAGGTGAAGAAATCGTAAAATATAAACGCGGCTCTATTGTCGTGATGGATCCTCGCGATTCAGCAGTTCTCGCCATGGTGTCTAGCCCAAGCTACGATCCTAACTTGTTTGTCCACGGTATTTCAGGGCCGAAATATCGCGCCTTGCTGAATGATATTAATCGCCCATTGGTTAATCGTGTCACGCTCGGTATTTACCCACCAGCATCAACGGTTAAACCTATGATCGCTGTCGCTGCCTTAACGGAAGGCGTAGTGACTGAGCGTACCGTACGAAATGACCCTGGTTATTGGAAAATTCCAAACTCGAATAGCCGACCATTCCGTGACTGGAAACGCTGGGGACATGGCAAGGTCAACATTCACAAAGCCATCGAAGAGTCAGTGGATACTTACTTCTATCAAGTGGCTTACGATCTCGGTATCGACCGATTGTCGGCTTGGATGACTAAATTTGGCTACGGTGAATACACAGGCATTGATATTCATGAAGAAAGTAAAGCCAACATGCCAACCCGTGAATGGAAACAAGCCCGCTTCCGCCAACCTTGGTATCAAGGCGATACCATCCCTGTCGGTATAGGCCAAGGGTATTGGACAGCAACCCCGCTGCAGATTGCCAAAGCGACAACGGTATTAGTGAACAATGGCATCGTTAGGGCGCCACACCTGCTGAAAGATATTATTGATGATAATGTCGAAAAGCCCGCCGTCTTTGACGAATACCCGCCAATCACAGGGGTTGACGACGAATACTGGGAAATTGCAAAAGATGGCATGAAACGCGTGCTATTTGGTGTCCGGGGTACCGCGCGCCGCGCCTTTTATGGTGCGCAATATAAAGCCGGTGGTAAATCAGGCTCGGCACAGGTATTTGGTTTGGCTGAAGATGAAAAATACAACGCTGAAGAGCTTGCTGAGCACTTACGCGACCACGCTCTCTTTACTGCCTTTGCACCATACGATAAGCCTGAAGTTGTAGTCTCTATGGTATTAGAAAATGCAGGGGGCGGTTCATCAAATGGTGGCCCTGTCGCTCGTCATATCTTTGACCATATGCTATTAAAACCACACCCACAAACAACCGACACAGTCTCGAACACTGAGGTGACCCAATGA
- the leuS gene encoding leucine--tRNA ligase, translated as MQEQYRPQDIEQKVQEHWDNNKTFVVSEDPNKEKFYCLSMFPYPSGRLHMGHVRNYTIGDVVSRYQRLQGKNVMQPIGWDAFGLPAENAAVKNNTAPAPWTYENIEYMKNQLKALGLGYDWDREFATCTPEYYRWEQEFFTKLYNKGLVYKKTSSVNWCPNDQTVLANEQVEDGCCWRCDTPVEQKKIPQWFIKITEYAQELLDDLDNLDGWPEMVKTMQRNWIGRSEGVELSFAVNGEEAPLEVYTTRPDTLMGVSYVGIAAGHPLAEKASKNNPELAAFVDECRNTKVAEAELATMEKKGMDTGLTAIHPLNGRVVPVYVANFVLMDYGTGAVMAVPAHDQRDFEFATKYGIDIIPVIKPEDGSELDVSEAAYTEKGVLFDSGEFDGLTFQAAFDAIAAKLEAEGKGKKTVNFRLRDWGVSRQRYWGAPIPMVTTEDGEVHPVPADQLPVILPEDVVMDGVTSPIKADKEWAKTTFNGEPALRETDTFDTFMESSWYYARYCSPQADDILDPEKANYWLPVDQYIGGIEHACMHLLYSRFFHKLLRDAGYVTSDEPFKQLLCQGMVLADAFYHTNDKGTKEWIAPTDVEIERDSKGRIEKAVDNQGRDVTHSGMIKMSKSKNNGIDPQEMVDKYGADTVRLFMMFASPADMTLEWQESGVEGANRFLKRVWKLVNEHASKGAAETVDVSALSSDQKALRRDVHKTIAKVSDDIGRRQTFNTAIAAIMELMNKLAKASQESVQDRALLDEALKAVVRMLYPMTPHISYEMWEALGESNIDSAIWPTFDEAALVEDEKTIVVMINGKLRAKLTVAADATEEHVKELGLNDANAVKFLDGLTIRKVIYVPGKLLNIVAN; from the coding sequence ATGCAAGAACAATATCGCCCACAGGACATTGAACAGAAAGTTCAAGAACACTGGGACAACAACAAGACCTTTGTTGTAAGTGAAGACCCTAATAAAGAAAAATTCTACTGTCTCTCCATGTTCCCGTACCCAAGCGGTCGACTGCACATGGGTCACGTTCGTAACTACACCATCGGTGATGTTGTTTCTCGTTACCAGCGTCTACAAGGCAAAAACGTAATGCAACCTATCGGTTGGGATGCATTCGGCCTACCTGCAGAGAACGCCGCGGTTAAAAACAACACCGCTCCCGCGCCATGGACTTACGAAAACATCGAGTACATGAAGAACCAGCTTAAAGCACTAGGTTTAGGCTACGATTGGGATCGTGAATTCGCAACCTGTACGCCTGAGTACTACCGTTGGGAACAAGAGTTCTTCACTAAGCTTTACAATAAAGGCTTGGTTTACAAGAAAACCTCTTCTGTAAACTGGTGTCCGAACGACCAAACTGTACTGGCTAACGAGCAAGTAGAAGACGGCTGTTGCTGGCGTTGTGATACCCCAGTAGAACAAAAGAAAATCCCTCAGTGGTTCATTAAGATCACCGAATACGCTCAAGAGCTACTCGACGATCTAGACAACCTAGACGGTTGGCCTGAAATGGTAAAAACCATGCAGCGCAACTGGATCGGCCGCTCTGAAGGTGTTGAGCTATCTTTCGCGGTTAACGGCGAAGAAGCACCATTAGAAGTGTACACAACACGTCCAGATACTCTTATGGGCGTATCTTACGTGGGTATTGCTGCGGGTCACCCTCTGGCAGAGAAAGCGTCTAAGAACAACCCTGAGCTTGCTGCATTCGTTGATGAATGTCGTAACACCAAAGTTGCTGAAGCTGAACTAGCAACAATGGAAAAGAAAGGCATGGATACTGGCCTAACGGCTATCCACCCGCTTAACGGTCGTGTTGTTCCAGTTTACGTGGCTAACTTCGTACTGATGGATTACGGCACAGGTGCTGTAATGGCGGTTCCAGCTCACGATCAACGTGACTTTGAATTCGCGACTAAGTACGGCATCGACATCATCCCTGTGATCAAACCAGAAGACGGTTCTGAGCTAGATGTATCAGAAGCCGCATACACTGAAAAAGGTGTACTGTTTGATTCTGGCGAATTCGATGGCCTAACTTTCCAAGCCGCGTTCGATGCGATTGCAGCGAAACTTGAAGCGGAAGGTAAAGGTAAGAAGACAGTTAACTTCCGTCTACGTGACTGGGGTGTTTCTCGTCAACGTTACTGGGGTGCACCAATCCCAATGGTAACAACGGAAGATGGTGAAGTTCACCCAGTTCCTGCTGACCAACTACCAGTAATTCTTCCAGAAGACGTGGTAATGGACGGTGTAACGAGTCCAATCAAAGCAGATAAAGAGTGGGCTAAAACCACCTTTAATGGTGAACCAGCACTGCGTGAAACCGATACCTTCGATACCTTTATGGAGTCGTCTTGGTACTACGCGCGTTACTGTTCACCACAAGCTGACGATATTCTAGACCCAGAAAAAGCGAACTACTGGCTACCAGTAGACCAATACATTGGTGGTATCGAGCACGCTTGTATGCACCTACTGTACTCTCGCTTCTTCCACAAACTGCTACGTGACGCAGGTTACGTAACCTCTGACGAGCCGTTCAAACAACTGCTATGTCAAGGTATGGTACTGGCTGATGCTTTCTACCACACTAATGACAAAGGCACCAAAGAGTGGATCGCACCAACGGATGTAGAAATCGAGCGTGATAGCAAAGGTCGCATCGAGAAAGCCGTCGATAACCAAGGCCGTGACGTAACTCACTCAGGCATGATCAAAATGTCTAAGTCGAAAAACAACGGTATCGACCCACAAGAGATGGTAGACAAGTACGGTGCAGATACCGTTCGTCTATTCATGATGTTTGCGTCACCTGCAGACATGACGCTTGAGTGGCAAGAGTCTGGCGTTGAAGGAGCTAACCGCTTCCTAAAACGTGTATGGAAATTGGTTAATGAGCATGCATCAAAAGGTGCTGCAGAAACTGTTGATGTCTCTGCGCTATCTTCTGATCAAAAAGCACTACGCCGTGATGTTCACAAGACCATTGCAAAAGTAAGCGATGATATTGGCCGTCGTCAGACATTCAATACTGCAATTGCTGCTATCATGGAACTGATGAACAAGCTAGCGAAAGCATCTCAAGAATCAGTACAAGATCGTGCACTGCTTGATGAAGCCCTAAAAGCAGTCGTTCGTATGCTTTACCCTATGACTCCACACATTTCTTACGAGATGTGGGAAGCGCTAGGTGAATCAAACATCGATTCAGCAATCTGGCCAACATTCGATGAAGCTGCGCTAGTTGAAGATGAAAAGACCATCGTCGTGATGATCAACGGTAAATTACGTGCAAAACTAACTGTTGCAGCTGATGCAACCGAAGAACACGTGAAAGAACTTGGTCTTAACGATGCAAACGCCGTGAAATTCCTTGACGGCCTTACCATTCGTAAAGTGATTTACGTTCCTGGTAAGCTACTGAACATCGTTGCGAACTAA
- a CDS encoding zinc ribbon-containing protein has protein sequence MAKQKAEYEALLEKVTEALKHSPEELNQWIDTTEKYRQAASDMTKDELALISAYLKRDLAEFGQNVEESSEPFDESPFYQAVSETIWSGLAEITDKTQLEWREVMGDIQHQGVYQAGEIIGLGNLVCEHCGHHQMYTHVKRLEPCIRCGHEQFTRQPLAP, from the coding sequence ATGGCGAAGCAAAAAGCAGAATATGAAGCATTACTTGAAAAAGTAACTGAAGCCTTGAAGCATAGCCCTGAGGAGCTTAATCAATGGATTGATACGACAGAAAAATACCGTCAAGCCGCTAGTGACATGACCAAAGATGAGTTGGCGTTAATTTCTGCGTATTTAAAACGTGATTTAGCTGAATTTGGGCAAAATGTGGAAGAAAGTTCAGAGCCTTTCGATGAAAGCCCATTTTATCAGGCGGTGTCCGAAACAATTTGGAGCGGTTTGGCTGAAATTACGGATAAAACCCAATTAGAGTGGCGTGAGGTCATGGGGGATATCCAGCACCAGGGGGTTTATCAAGCGGGAGAGATCATTGGCTTGGGTAATTTGGTTTGTGAGCACTGTGGTCACCATCAAATGTATACGCATGTGAAACGTTTAGAACCCTGTATACGCTGTGGGCACGAGCAATTTACCCGTCAACCTTTAGCGCCATGA
- the rlmH gene encoding 23S rRNA (pseudouridine(1915)-N(3))-methyltransferase RlmH, which produces MKLQLIAVGTKMPKWVEEGYKEYSRRFPKDMPLELIEIPAGKRGKNADIARILQKEGEAMLAAVPKGNRIVTLDIPGKRWDTEQLAEQLESWKLDARDVSILIGGPEGLSPACKAAAEQSWSLSPLTLPHPMVRVVMAESLYRAWSITANHPYHRE; this is translated from the coding sequence ATGAAGCTTCAATTGATTGCCGTTGGCACAAAAATGCCCAAGTGGGTTGAAGAAGGCTATAAAGAATACAGCCGTCGATTCCCAAAAGATATGCCGCTGGAACTCATTGAGATCCCAGCAGGTAAGCGTGGGAAAAATGCAGATATTGCCCGTATCTTACAAAAAGAAGGCGAAGCAATGCTTGCAGCGGTCCCTAAAGGTAACCGCATTGTCACCTTGGACATTCCCGGTAAACGCTGGGATACCGAACAACTGGCTGAACAGCTTGAAAGCTGGAAGCTAGACGCACGCGATGTTTCCATTTTGATCGGCGGCCCTGAAGGGTTATCACCTGCTTGTAAAGCAGCAGCCGAGCAAAGTTGGTCGCTTTCGCCACTCACACTACCGCACCCTATGGTACGTGTTGTCATGGCTGAAAGCTTATATCGCGCGTGGAGCATCACCGCAAACCATCCTTACCACAGGGAATAA
- the holA gene encoding DNA polymerase III subunit delta, with protein MRVYPEQLTQQLNKGLRQAYLLFGNEPLLKQECGDQIKQAAQQQGFDERHSFTIDHQLDWNLVLDCCNAMSLFAARQIIELEIPESGLNVNQAKSLVEICDSLHNDILLLITGPRLNKKQESAKWFKALDNQGLYLPCNTPDPRHLPRFIQARCQQLGLKADHESVQMLAQWHEGNMLALAQSLQKLTLLYPDGELNIVRLEEALSRHNHYTPFQLVDAVLAGQAKRSQRVLRQLEGEGIEATIILRTLQRELTQLYKMQEMGKKGTPLNIIFEQFRIWQSRREIYIGALHRLPYARVVSLLRLLTQLEIQVKTDFDTKPWPALSALCAEMCGISTHTEPTPF; from the coding sequence ATGAGAGTTTACCCAGAACAACTGACGCAGCAGCTCAATAAAGGGCTGCGTCAAGCCTACTTATTATTTGGTAATGAACCACTCCTAAAGCAAGAGTGCGGTGACCAAATTAAGCAAGCAGCACAACAGCAAGGTTTCGATGAACGCCATAGTTTCACCATCGACCACCAGCTTGATTGGAATCTAGTACTCGATTGCTGTAACGCAATGAGTCTTTTTGCTGCGCGCCAAATCATTGAGCTAGAAATCCCAGAGTCTGGACTGAACGTCAACCAAGCCAAGTCACTGGTCGAAATATGTGACAGCTTACACAATGACATTCTGTTGCTGATCACTGGACCTCGTCTCAATAAAAAGCAAGAATCAGCCAAGTGGTTTAAAGCATTAGATAACCAAGGTTTATACTTACCTTGCAATACGCCTGACCCTCGTCATTTACCACGCTTTATTCAAGCGCGTTGCCAGCAACTCGGCCTTAAAGCGGATCATGAGTCCGTACAAATGCTGGCGCAATGGCATGAAGGGAATATGCTGGCACTTGCACAAAGTCTACAAAAACTCACCTTGCTATACCCAGATGGTGAGCTCAATATTGTTCGCTTAGAAGAAGCATTAAGCCGTCACAACCATTACACGCCTTTCCAACTGGTTGATGCCGTACTAGCAGGTCAAGCGAAACGCAGTCAACGTGTATTACGCCAACTTGAAGGCGAAGGCATTGAGGCAACCATTATCTTACGTACCCTGCAGCGCGAATTAACACAGCTGTATAAAATGCAAGAAATGGGCAAGAAAGGCACACCGCTGAATATCATTTTTGAACAATTTCGCATCTGGCAAAGTCGCCGCGAGATTTACATTGGCGCCCTTCACCGTCTTCCCTACGCCAGAGTGGTCAGCTTGCTACGCTTATTGACCCAACTAGAGATCCAAGTAAAAACGGATTTCGACACAAAACCATGGCCAGCACTGAGTGCGCTCTGTGCGGAGATGTGCGGGATAAGTACCCATACCGAGCCGACACCTTTTTAG
- the rsfS gene encoding ribosome silencing factor — MQVQELHDFIVDKVDDIKAQDIVTIDVRGKSSITDFMVLCTGTSNRHVSSIADHVNKESKLIDFPPFGISGEDDGQWVIVDMGDVMLHIMQEDSRSLYQLEKLWS; from the coding sequence TTGCAGGTTCAAGAACTACACGATTTTATTGTTGATAAAGTTGACGATATTAAAGCCCAAGACATCGTAACGATTGACGTACGTGGTAAGTCAAGCATCACTGACTTCATGGTTCTATGTACAGGTACATCAAACCGTCACGTATCTTCTATTGCAGATCACGTAAACAAAGAATCAAAACTGATTGATTTCCCTCCATTTGGTATCAGCGGTGAAGATGATGGCCAGTGGGTTATCGTGGATATGGGCGACGTTATGTTGCACATCATGCAGGAAGATTCACGTAGCCTGTACCAACTGGAGAAGCTTTGGAGCTAA
- a CDS encoding S8 family serine peptidase: MRTIPTLLAMLIASSPVFANNNTLITDQVIVKYRTSSPVMRATASPMIDGITHLQQSLSADVQYIRPSANGTHVLKVTDQAKLEAVIEQLQQDPNIEYAEPDRIMWPTAIPNDPGYNLQWHYSDPTSGINMPKAWDVTTGGSEVIVAVIDTGVRFDHPDLINNLLPGYDFIKNAKGARDGDGRDSDATDEGDWLVAGQCGQNYPPQDRNSSWHGTHVAGTIAAEGNNSQGVTGVAWNTRIVPVRVLGACGGYTSDITDGMRWAAGLPVPNAPANPYPAQVLNLSLGGQGACGYAYQQAVNDVRAQGATIVVAAGNDNLNVRDFSPGNCQGIISVASNNKEGNRAFYSNYGDLIDITAPGGGRSGGILSTFNSGKRQAGENSYSYSMGTSMAAPHVAGIAALMYSLDLSLTPDQVEQYITETSRPFPAGSSCNTSECGTGIADTFAALQRVKGISPNPQPGTVDCSTYQVWAENTVYQSGDHAQQNGIAYRAQWWTQNQPPADNHTNWGVWAKLGQCK, translated from the coding sequence ATGAGAACCATACCGACTCTTCTGGCTATGCTCATTGCTAGCAGCCCTGTTTTTGCCAATAACAACACCCTCATAACCGATCAAGTCATTGTTAAATACCGTACTAGCAGCCCTGTTATGCGAGCAACGGCGTCACCAATGATTGATGGCATCACCCACTTACAGCAAAGCCTCAGTGCCGATGTCCAATACATCCGTCCAAGTGCAAACGGCACTCACGTACTCAAGGTTACCGATCAGGCCAAACTCGAAGCCGTAATCGAGCAACTACAGCAAGATCCAAATATCGAATATGCCGAGCCTGATCGCATTATGTGGCCAACAGCCATCCCAAATGATCCTGGGTATAACCTTCAATGGCATTATTCTGATCCCACCAGCGGTATCAATATGCCCAAAGCATGGGACGTTACAACTGGCGGTTCAGAAGTCATTGTTGCCGTGATCGATACCGGGGTTCGTTTCGATCACCCAGATTTAATCAACAACTTACTTCCTGGTTATGACTTCATTAAAAATGCAAAGGGGGCGCGAGATGGTGATGGCCGCGATAGCGATGCTACCGATGAAGGTGATTGGTTAGTCGCAGGACAATGTGGACAAAACTACCCGCCACAAGATCGAAACTCATCGTGGCACGGAACCCATGTTGCAGGCACCATTGCAGCAGAAGGCAATAACAGCCAAGGGGTGACTGGAGTAGCTTGGAATACCCGTATCGTCCCAGTGCGAGTCCTTGGTGCGTGCGGTGGCTACACCTCTGACATTACCGATGGTATGCGTTGGGCTGCTGGTTTGCCAGTTCCCAATGCGCCAGCCAACCCATATCCAGCACAAGTCCTTAATTTAAGCCTTGGTGGTCAAGGGGCTTGTGGCTATGCTTATCAGCAAGCCGTTAATGATGTACGCGCTCAAGGCGCAACCATTGTCGTAGCTGCTGGTAATGACAACCTGAATGTTCGTGATTTTAGTCCAGGTAATTGCCAAGGCATTATCTCGGTTGCTTCTAATAACAAGGAAGGCAATCGTGCATTCTATTCCAACTATGGCGATCTCATTGATATCACAGCACCAGGCGGCGGCCGCTCTGGTGGCATCCTATCAACCTTTAACTCGGGTAAACGTCAAGCAGGCGAAAACAGTTACAGCTACTCAATGGGCACCAGTATGGCTGCCCCACATGTAGCAGGTATCGCTGCGCTTATGTACTCACTCGATCTAAGCCTGACACCAGATCAAGTCGAGCAATATATCACTGAAACATCACGTCCTTTCCCTGCTGGTAGCAGTTGCAATACTTCAGAGTGCGGTACAGGTATTGCCGATACTTTTGCAGCACTACAACGCGTGAAAGGGATCAGTCCAAACCCGCAACCCGGTACTGTCGATTGCAGCACCTATCAAGTATGGGCAGAAAATACCGTATACCAGAGTGGCGATCACGCTCAACAAAATGGGATTGCTTACCGCGCACAATGGTGGACTCAAAACCAACCACCCGCTGATAACCACACCAACTGGGGAGTATGGGCCAAACTCGGGCAGTGTAAATAA